From the genome of Alkalimarinus coralli:
ATAAATCAGGTGCGACATTCAGCCATGGATGCCCCAAGAGGGGATTATTCGTTTGGAGCAATACAGGTTAACAGTGCGGTCTCTATTTCAGAGCGCTAACGGCTAACGGCTTATGCTCAGCGCTCCAAACCATGACTGCCACTCTTGCAGTGATAAAAAACAGCAACGAAAATTCCACACAAACAGATAGACCTGCAAGCAAGGTTAACTCTGGCACAATGATCATCATGATCAACAGTCCTAAACTCATCAAATGAAGCCGGAAAAAGTATCGCGAGTGCTTAATTTTGAGTATCGCCCTCATGTGAGGCAGTGCCTTAATCGCTTCAAAATTGCCTGCGCAGAAGCGCTGCATATGAAGGTACGATAAAAACGGTATAATTTTTTGCAGCATGCCTCCAAGAACAGAAACAATCACGCCAAAGATCAATATTACCCCGCGAACAAGCCAAGACTTATCTCCCCAGTGATCAAATAACCCAAACCCGGAAAGACACTGCATGACAATAAACAGCGCCAGAGAGATGATCGCGGTTTTCCAAAACAATACCGTAATATCTTCAATCTTTCGTTTGCGCTTGCCGAGTAGCCGCCACAAGCAACCGGCGTAAACAGCAAAACACGCCAGTAACCCGCCCATGGCAATAGCCGCTAACATCCCGCCAGGATAGAAAAAAGCCACAGCACTGGTGATGAGGATATTTGTGAATGTAAGAACAGGCATCCAGCTTTGGAGGCGTTGACTAAACGACGGCGTAACATGAAACATAGGTACAACCTGGAAGCTAACGCCCATTATCAACAGGCCCACCCACCCGGCTAATGCCCAGAGCAGATGAAAATCTGTCCACCGGCGATCAAAACCCACCACATCAGGATAACCGTTCATTAATAGAAGGCCGCCACCAATAGTTATCGTGATCAGCAAAGAGACGATAGCCAATCTCATTGAAAGCAGTGTCGGCGAACGTCTCTGGGCCTTTCCTATCGCAATCAAACCACAACAAGATAGCAGCAATAATGCAAACACAATAAAAAGTGCCGCCCCCGCATACAACCATGTATAGCGATTAAGCATAGCGGCAAGAAACAATAAAACGCCCAATACCAGAGAGCTATAGACAATGGCAGGCACCACCTTTCCGCCCGGCAGAAGACGCCCTCCCACCACAGTGGTAATCTGAAACAGTGCTCCCACCATCACCATCGTAATGGTGCCAAGCGTGATCAAGTGAAGGGTAAAAATAACCTCTTTCAACCACCGGCTCTGCCACAGCACCTCATTTCCGTCCCATAGCAGCTGAGCACCTAAAATAACCAGAGCAATGCCCCCCGCTACGGCAAATAACGGTGCGGTTAGGAAAAAACGATAGGGAATCGTCCAGTAAGGAACAAAGTCAAAATTGAGTGATGCATCTCGTTTCATAAGGTATTGGCCAGAAATAGCATTAACAACAAGGAGTCTACGCCAAAAAAGAAGCGTTCGATTAAGAATAGAGCTGCGCTGCCTGACTGTTGTTTTTATGCCAGAATAGAATCTTCACAATACCATCAGGGAGGTGGATCGTTTTGTGGTCAAACCCCATTTCGGCAGCTGTTTGATATAAAGGATAGGGTTCTTTCCGGTGCACCATATTCAATATGGACTCATGGGGCAGAGCGGCGAGAAGCTCTACCGCCATCCTGTAGGGCTCAGGAGGTTCTAACTCACTTACGTCCAAATGGATCGTATTCACGCACGCTCTCCCAATATAAATGGGCACTCCAAGCTGTTATCGATTTAAACATCAAACCAGTTTGTTATAGCTATGAATTATGGTTATAGCCATGAACTCTTGTCGTACCCACTGACTAATGCATAGCTACGATTAGCCAGCCAGCGCCTCAGTAATCTGCTTTTCGGTAGCCTCTTTGGGCAGGGTATCATTCAGCATTGGGTACAGAACCTGCTCTTCTTTCATATTGTGCTGCTGCATAAAAATCATCAGCGATTCACACTGCCCTAGTGCTTCATCGGCATCTTTGCTCTCAATTGAGGCAGTGATCGACTTGAACATTTCCCTCATTTGCAAATGCTCACCTCGCATCACCATGGTTGGCCCCCCTTGCATACCGGTAGCCGACTCAAAAGCAGGGAAGAGGGTTTGCTCTTCCAGCGTAAAGTGTTGCTCAACCCGGTCACAAAACTCATGCCATAACGTGAGGCCTTGCTCAAAGTCTGCTGAGTTGATCGCCTCTTCTGCATTGGCATAAATTTCATCACAACTACGGTGATCATGGGTCATTAATTCTGATATAGAAGACATATCCATTAAGTCTCTTTTATTGTTTTACGACATATAAAACTAGTGGGACAGAGTATCGAAAACTGCGGCCAAAACCTAAATGATGTACGTCAACTCGCTACAGAAAGAAATGTTAAAATCTGTTTTCTGACATCCCCGTGAGCTATAAAAAACCTGGCAGACTAACTGGACAAGCAGCAATACCGTTATAAAACTCATCAGAAGGTGGCATATAAGGGTAATCCCCTATTTTGTCTTTTTGTCAAACGACTAGAATACGCATATTGATTTTACTTCACTACTTCCCTGTCATCTGAGA
Proteins encoded in this window:
- a CDS encoding hemerythrin domain-containing protein, giving the protein MDMSSISELMTHDHRSCDEIYANAEEAINSADFEQGLTLWHEFCDRVEQHFTLEEQTLFPAFESATGMQGGPTMVMRGEHLQMREMFKSITASIESKDADEALGQCESLMIFMQQHNMKEEQVLYPMLNDTLPKEATEKQITEALAG
- a CDS encoding DUF2249 domain-containing protein, encoding MNTIHLDVSELEPPEPYRMAVELLAALPHESILNMVHRKEPYPLYQTAAEMGFDHKTIHLPDGIVKILFWHKNNSQAAQLYS